In one window of Musa acuminata AAA Group cultivar baxijiao chromosome BXJ3-2, Cavendish_Baxijiao_AAA, whole genome shotgun sequence DNA:
- the LOC135631989 gene encoding probable mannose-1-phosphate guanylyltransferase 1: MKALILVGGFGTRLRPLTLSVPKPLVEFANKPMILHQIEALKEVGVTEVVLAINYQPEVMLNFLKEFENKLGIKITCSQETEPLGTAGPLALARDKLVDGSGEPFFVLNSDVISEYPFAELIQFHNAHGGEATILVTQVNEPSKYGVVVMDEETGKVERFVEKPKAFVGNKINAGIYLLNPLVLDRIQLRPTSIEKQVFPQIAADQKLFAMVLPGFWMDIGQPKDYITGLRLYLDALRKKSPSKLAAGSHVVGNVLVHETAVVGEGCLIGPDVSVGPGCVVEAGVRLSRCTVMRGTRIKKHACVSGSIIGTHSTVGQWARIENMTILGEDVHVGDEIYSNGGVVLPHKEIKSSILKPEIVM; this comes from the exons ATGAAGGCGCTGATTCTTGTTGGAGGATTTGGCACTCGGTTGCGTCCCTTGACGCTCAGTGTCCCCAAGCCACTGGTTGAGTTCGCAAACAAGCCCATGATTCTGCATCAG ATTGAAGCTTTGAAAGAGGTTGGAGTGACAGAAGTTGTTCTTGCCATCAACTATCAGCCTGAG GTGATGCTCAACTTCTTGAAGGAATTTGAGAACAAGCTCGGTATCAAAATCACCTGCTCCCAAGAGACTGAGCCACTGGGAACGGCTGGGCCGCTGGCTTTGGCGAGAGACAAGCTGGTAGATGGCTCCGGCGAGCCCTTCTTCGTCCTCAACAGCGACGTCATCAGCGAGTACCCGTTTGCCGAGCTGATCCAGTTCCACAATGCACATGGTGGAGAAGCCACGATTCTGGTGACCCAG GTGAATGAGCCGTCCAAGTACGGCGTCGTGGTCATGGACGAAGAAACTGGAAAGGTTGAAAGGTTCGTGGAGAAGCCAAAGGCCTTCGTCGGCAACAAGATCAATGCGGGCATCTACTTGTTGAACCCCTTGGTCCTGGACCGCATCCAACTCAGGCCCACCTCCATCGAGAAGCAGGTCTTCCCTCAGATCGCTGCAGACCAAAAGCTCTTCGCCATGGTGCTCCCCGGGTTCTGGATGGACATCGGGCAGCCCAAGGACTACATCACGGGCTTACGGCTCTACCTGGATGCCCTGCGGAAGAAGTCCCCCAGCAAGCTGGCCGCCGGCTCGCACGTCGTCGGGAACGTGTTGGTGCACGAGACGGCCGTCGTCGGAGAGGGGTGCTTGATCGGGCCGGACGTGTCGGTCGGACCGGGCTGCGTGGTGGAGGCCGGGGTGAGGCTGTCGAGGTGCACGGTGATGCGGGGCACCCGCATCAAGAAGCACGCGTGCGTCTCCGGCAGCATCATCGGCACGCATTCCACCGTGGGTCAGTGGGCGCGGATCGAGAACATGACCATCCTCGGCGAGGACGTGCACGTCGGCGACGAGATCTACAGCAACGGAGGCGTCGTCCTCCCGCACAAGGAGATCAAATCCAGCATCCTGAAGCCTGAGATCGTGATGTGA